Part of the Wolbachia endosymbiont (group B) of Eucosma cana genome, TGGTTGATACTTATGGAGGCTATATTCCACACGGTGGAGGAGCGTTTTCTGGAAAAGATGCAACAAAAGTTGATAGATCCGCAGCTTATATGGCGAGATACCTTGCTAAAAATATTGTCTTTGCAGGTTTAGCTGAACGTTGTCTTGTGCAGCTTTCTTATGCAATTGGTGTCTCAAAACCTACTTCATTTTACATTGATACATTTGGCACGAATACAATAGATGAAGAGAGGATTAAAGGGTTTATTGAAGGTAACATAGATTTATCAACTAAAGGCATAATAAGACATTTATCACTTAATCGTCCTATATATAAACGTACAGCCTGCTATGGGCATTTTGGTAAAGAATCGGAAAGTGATGGTGGATTTTCTTGGGAAGGTGTGGACTTATCTACTGATTTTTGTAAAGAATTTAATATAGAAGAAAAAAAGAGAGAATTTCTTTAAACTATTAAACTCTTTTATTTCTAGCTTGATACTGATATAATAACTTATTATAAATTGTAAGTAACTTTTTAGTAACTATACTAGTTTTAATATTTATGAGGCTTACAAGATGTCCGACAAACCAAAAGAAGAATTTTACGATATTGCTGTAAGAGAGTCATCTGGCCTTATTGAAAAAATAATAAAACATCCTTTCAATGTTGAATTGATGAACAATACGCTAGATTATGAAAAGTTTAAATTTTATCTTCAGCAGGATTTTTTATATTTAGTGGACTGTACTCGTGCTTTATTGATTATTGCAGCTAAAGTTCATGACATTGAAATAATGAGCAGCTTAATAAATGTGGCAAGAGGAACATTTGATGTTCGGAGGCAATATAAAGAACATTTTGGAGATTGTGATTTATCTGATAATCACAAAAAATCAAGAGCCTGTTCTGCCTTTACTGACTTTTTCATGCGCGCTGCATATCACAGTTCTGTTGCTGAAGCTTTATCAGCATCTTACCCTTTCTTTAACATATACCAAATCATTCTACATAATATGATGAGTGAGGTAACACCTGATGAGGTTAAAAATAGCAAGTACGAAGGATGGATCAATATTTACAATAGCAAAGCAATGAATGCTGCAATTGATGAGTTTACTAATGTTATGAATAAATTTTATAAGAAAGCTGGCGATTGTGAAAAAAGAAGGATGCATGAGTTTTTTAAGAGAGGTTTAGAGCTAGAAATATTGTTTTGGGATGAGATGTATTCTCTAGCATAGTCTGTAGTATTAACACTAAATTATATTCTAGTTTATGTGATGTTCAGTGGTATAATTAAGAGCTATTATGGGTCAAATCTTTTAAAGGATATTATTGAGCATCCTTTTAATGTTGAATTAGCAAATAATACTTTAAACATAGAAAACTTCAAATTTTATATACAACAAGATGCATTCTTTTTAGCTGATTATGTTCGTACTGTTTTAATGATTGCATCAAAAATGGAGAGTTGTAATAACATTGTTCCATTGATTGGGGTGGCTAAAGGAGGAATAGAGATTATGAGAGTGTTATACGACCACTACTTTACTGTATACTCCATAAATCGTGGAGAAAAGTCGCTTGAGTGTTTCAATTTTACTAACTTTCTTTTGTCTACTTCATATAGCGATGTTTATGAAGCTGTAACAGTTCTTTACTCTTGCCATTTCATATATAAAATTGTTGTTGATAATATGAGAAATAAAATTAAAAAAAATAATAGGTATAAGGATTGGCTTGATTTTTTTGGCAGTAGCTTGATGGAATCTGGATGTGTTGCTTTGGAAGATATTGTTGACGAATATTGTAACAAAGTAGGAGAAAGTGAAAGAACCAGAATGCTAGAATTATTTAAAATAACTGCACAATTTGAGTTAGGCTTTTGGAATAGCGCATATAATTTTTCAAAATTTGATCAAGATTTTAAGAAATATTGACAATTTTAAGCTAATTTGTATGCTTGGTACGTATTTTTGAAGATGATATGAAAAGTAAAGAACATGATTTTCATTTAGTAGATCCAAGTCCCTGGCCAATTGCTATATCAGCAGCAATTCTTGTTCTTGCACTTGGATTAGTTGGTACACTCCATAAACAAATTTCTGGAATATTTGGTTTAGTTTTGGGAATCTCTGCGGTATCAGGGGTGCTGTTTTATTGGTGGAGAGATGTAATAAGAGAAGCAATTTATGATAAATGCCATACTGCCATTGTAAAACATGGACTCAAGCTTGCAATGTACTTATTTATCCTCTCGGAAGTTGTGTTTTTTATAGCGTTCTTTTGTTCATTCTTTAAAGCCTGGCTTGATCCGGTTTTTTTATTTGAAGCGTTTTCTCCTACAAAAAAAGTTGAATGGCCCCCTGAAGGGATTTTACCACCGGATCCGTGGTCATTACCATTCATGAATACATTAATATTATTACTTTCTGGTACAACGATTACTTCAGCACATCATTTTTTACTTGAAAATGATCAAAAGAGCATGATTAAAATGCTGTCTATAACTATATTGCTTGGGATGTTCTTTATAATAGTGCAAGCAATTGAGTATTATGAAGCAAGTTTTTCTCTACAAGAAGCGGGAGAGAAACTTATCTATACATCCAACTTTTACATGATTACTGGTTTTCATTGTGTACATGTTATAATAGGGATAATATTCTTGTCAGTATGTTTATTTAGAGCTCGAAAAAATCAGATTACACCTCAAGATCATTTATGTTTTGAGTTTGCTTCTTGGTATTGGCACTTCGTTGATGTAGTTTGGATATTTTTATTTTTGTTTGTTTATTGGCTCAGCATTTATTAAGTGATTAAGATAATAGGTCTAGATCCAGGAATAAGCAAAACTGGTTGGGCAATTATCAATCTGGAAGAAAAAAATAGTATTGAATTTTTGGGTGGTGGTGCCATATCAACTGATAGTAAGTTGGGTACAGGTGAGCGTTTACATATAATTTTTGAAGAATTAAAGAAAGTAATTTCTCTATACTCTCCAAATGAAGCTGCAGTAGAGAAAATTTTTGTTAATAAGAACCCAAAATCTTCGCTAACTTTAGGATATGCAAGAGCGATTGCAATTTTAGTATTACAAATGACGGATTTACCCATGAATGAATATGATGCAAACTATATAAAAAAGAGCATTACTGGAAATGGTCATGCTGATAAGGGTCAGATTATATTTATGGTAAAGCAAATAGTTAAAAGCTCAAATATAAAATGTCACCATACTGCTGATGCTCTTGCTACAGCAATTTGTCATGCTTATACGAGAAATTCTTGTTTTATTGAATAGTTTTACATGAATTCAGTTAAAAAAACTATTTGATGGTATTTATCTTATCTAACGTTCGTTGCAGAATAATACATGCAGCAATTTTATCATCTATTTTTTTTGATTTTGTGATTGATATTCCAGTAATTTTTAGTGCGTGAGTTGCAAGAGATGTTGATAGACTTTCGTCTTGTAGGTATATGTGTACTTTACATTTTTTTATTATTTTATTTGCAAACTGGATTATTGCTTTACACCATTCAGTCTCTTGGTCATCTATTTTGAATGGTAGTCCTATTACCATTGATCCAGCTTCATTTTCTTTAAGCACTCTATTTAGATAACCTAAATCTTTGCTCATATTTCTTCTATAATATATACTATGAGCTGTAGCTATAAGCTGTGTTTTATCACTAAATGCTATGCCTATTTGTTTTTCTCCCATATCAAGGCACATTATACGTTTATCTCTTGGAATAGACTTTAGAAATTCATCTGGATTTCTATGTAGCATCTATGAAAACATAACTTTTGTACAATTGTATTTTTGTGACAGTAAGTTATGTACAGTCTACTGGCATGATAGACATTCATCATAATTAATATCTGTTTTTTGTTGCAATATTTCACTTTTTTTGAATATGTCATGTGAGACCTTGTCAGCTCTCTGCATTGATTGTGATCTGCAGTAATACAAGCTTTTTAATCCTTTTTTCCAAGCAAGCATATGTATTTTATGTAAGTAACGTTTATGCACATTGGCAGGTAAGAACAGATTTACTGATTGAGATTGACAAATATAAGGAGTTCTATCGCTTGCATGTTCTATGATCCATTGTTGATCAAGTTCGTATGCTGTTTTAAATGTCAGTTTTTCATGCTTGCTAAGAAAATCTAAATGCTGAACAGAACCCTCATTTGTTGAAATTGAGGACCATGTTTCATCATTGTCTTGATTTTTTTCTGCTAGTAGTTTTTGCAAGAATTTATTTCGTACTACAAATGAACCTGTCAGTGTCTTCTGTATAAATACGTTTGCTGCATATGGCTCTATTCCAGGAGAAGTGTTGCCTGCGATAATCGAAATTGAGGCAGTTGGAGCAATAGCGAGCTTATGTGTAAACCTTTCCATTAGATCGATTTCTTTAGCGTCAAGACATGGCCCTTTTTCTTCTGCTAATTTTTTAGAAACTACATCCGCTTGCTCGCGCAAATGCTTAAATACTTTTTTATTCCATTGTTGGGCTGTTACTGATTCAAAAGGAACCATTTTACTTTGTAAAAATGAATGAAAACCCATCACGCCAAGACCGATACTACGCTCTCTTATTGCGGAATATTTTGCTCGCTGTATTTCATTTGGTGCTTGGTTTATGAAATCCTCTAATACATTATCAAGAAAACGCATTATATCTTCTATGAAAAGCTCATTATCTTTCCATTCTTCGTAGTATTCAAGATTTACGGATGATAAACAACATACAGCAGTGCGTGACTTTTTCAGGTGATCGTAACCTGTAGTTAAAGTTATTTCACTGCATAGGTTTGACATTTTGATGTCTAAGTTGAGTTTTTTGTAAGATTCTGGCTTATTGTTATTTGTTGCATCAAGGAAAATAATGTAAGGTTCTCCAGTTTCAACTCTTGCTGTTAGTATTTTAATCCATATATCCCGTGCTTTTACTGTTGAAATAACTTTATTGTTATGAGGGCTTATTAAATCCCATTCTTGATCATCTTCAACAGCTTGCATAAACTTATCTGTTACTATTACAGCATGATGTATATTTAATGCTTTGCGATTTGGGTCACCACCAGTTGGCTTACGTAAATCTAGAAACTCTTCTATTTCTGGATGCCATACAGGAAGATAAACTGCTGAGCTTCCTCTTCTTAAGGATCCTTGGCTGATTGCAAGCGTCAGAGCGTTTTGTACTACGATAAATGGCACAATTCCTGATGTTTTACCGCTACCTTTGACACTTTCACCAATTGAACGTAAATTTCCCCAATAACTACCTATTCCACCACCACGTGCAGCGAGCCAAACATTTTCATTCCATAGATCAACTATTCCCTTCAAGCTATCTTCAGTTTCATTAAGAAAGCAGGAAATAGGCAATCCTCTTTTGGTACCGCCGTTACTAAGTATTGGTGTTGAAGGCATGAACCACAAGTTGCTCATGTAATCATAAAGACGTTGTGCATGTTTTCTATCATCAGAATAGTAATTAGCAATACGTATAAAGAGATCTTGATAACTTTCATTTTCTATTAAATACCTATCCAATAGAACTGCTTTTCCAAAATCGGTTAATTTACTATCTTTTGCGTAATTAATAGTAATGTAATTCATAAGGCTCCTTTTATGATAATATAGAAATTTATTTGAGCGATTTCTCGATTAAGTTGTTAAATTTTTTTGTGGATACTGTAATGCAAACAAGATACCATCAACTTGGCTGCCATATATTTTACAGTAACTCATTTGACTTATTTGCATATTTGTTTCTTTTGCAACATGCTGAATATAATCTTCTGAGTGACGAAAATAATCTCCTTTGTTTACAAAGTCAATACCTTTACTTTCCTTTCTTCTTACTAAACATACAATAATCCCTTTTTTGTTTGTCAATCCTTTTGCTAGTTCCAATTCTGCTAGAAAATCATGTAGATAGTGTAGCACTTCAGCAAAGATAATTACATCATATTGCTGATTCTTCTCTTGTTTAAGAAATTCTTTCATTTCTGTATGTATTAACTCATCGTAAACAGGTTTACCTTTTATAAGGCATCCTCTTGCAATATTGAGCATTCTATTTGAGATGTCAACTCCTGTTATGCGACTTCTAATATTACTTATTTTTAGGAAGTGACCACATATTCCAGTACCGCAACCAAGGTCGAGTATATTCAGTTCAGAAGTGGAGTTGTTAAAGACTTTTGTAATTATCATGTGTATGAGTTCATGCCCTCTGTATTGTTTGGCAATTAGCCAATGCTCAACAAAATATTCACCTGTGTAATCAAAATATTGCTTTATGAGATTTTTAGGCAATTCTACGATATCTGATGTGTTTGTTATTTTTTTTAAGTAGTAAGAAGCTTCTTTGTGACTACTATCTAATTTTAACGTCTTTGTTAAATAATTATAAGCTTTATTAGTATTTCCTACTGCAAAATGACATCTTCCAATATTATACCAGATTATAGGTAAATTGGGGTAGAATATGCTAATTAACCAAAATCTTAACTTTGCATCTGATATATTACCTTTATAGAAGTGATATAACCCGATTTCAATGTTGGTATTTAACAGGTTTTTAGATTTTTCAAGAAGCACTATAGTTTCTTTATGGAGAGTATTGTATTTATCCATAATGAAATTTTTTACTTTTTTAATGTTTAATAAGCCAGTAAGCTTAGATATAAAATTTAAAGCAAAGTTTTTTATAAGAGATAGATTACTTTTCATACATTAGAAATACTCCAAATGTTCATTGTCATTTTTAGGTAACTAATTTTAACACATTTTATCTTACAAAATATCTTTTTCATTAATTTTTCTGTACATATCAATTTATAGAATATTTCTCAGATTTTACTGTTTAAGATTGTTGATAATAATAGGTAAATGTTTTGTATAAAAAGGCGTTGACATATGATTTATCAGATTGTAACATATAAAAGATTAGTTTTTAGATGTTTGAAAAGTTTTATGGTAGAGATTATTTAATCTCAATTCAATTGTAAGTTAATATTTAACTCTGCATATTCTACATATAGTCAGATAAATAAATTATTAAGAGCACTTGATGGATGCCTTGGCGTTAAGAGGCGATGAAGGACGTGGCAGGCTGCGATAAGCTGTGGGAAATTGTCAACAAATTTTGATCCGCAGATTTCCGAATGGGGAAACCCAACTAGCTTAGCTAGTTATTATATACTAAGTATATAAAGCAAACTTGGTGAACTGAAATATCTAAGTAGCCAAAGGAAAAGAAATCAACCGAGATTCTGTTAGTAGTGACGAGCGAAAGCGGAAAAGGCTAGTGATTTAAAAATAAGAATTAGAATACTCTGGAAATGGTAACCATAGAAGGTGATAGTCCTGTATAAATAGAAAGTTTTTAAATCCTTGAGTAGAGCGGGGCACGTGAAATCCTGTTTGAATATGGGGGGACCATCCTCCAAGCCTAAATACTCCTTAACGACCGATAGTGAACAAGTACCGTGAGGGAAAGGTGAAAAGAACCCCGGGAGGGGAGTGAAATAGAATCTGAAATCAAGTGCTTACAAACAGTTGGAGCTCTATATCAATTTATTGATATTTAGAGTGACAGCGTACCTTTTGCATAATGGGTCAGCGAGTTAATCTATGAAGCAAGCTTAAGCCGTTAGGTGTAGGCGTAGCGAAAGCAAGTCTGAATAGGGCGTTTAGTTTTATGGATTAGACCCGAAACCAAGTGATCTAGTCATGACCAGATTGAAGGTATGGTAAAACATACTGAAGGATCGAACCAGTTAATGTTGCAACATTATTGGATGAGTTGTGATTAGGGGTGAAAGGCCAATCAAACTTGGAAATAGCTGGTTCTCCGCGAAATCTATTTAGGTAGAGCGTTGTATTTATGTTGTTGGGGGTAGAGCACTGGATAGACTAGGGGGATTCATCATCTTACCAAATCTAACCAAACTCCGAATACCAATAATTAATTATACAGCAGACACACTATGGGTGCTAAGTCCGTGGTGGAAAGGGAAACAGCCCAGATCACTATCTAAGGTCCCAAAATTACAGCTAAGTGGGAAAGGAAGTAGAAAAACCATTACAGCTAGGAGGTTGGCTTGGAAGCAGCCATCCTTTAAAGAAAGCGTAACAGCTCACTTGTCTAAATAAGTTTTTCTGCGCCGAAAATGTACCGGGGCTAAAGCTGTATACCGAAGATGTGGGTGCTTATTGATTTCGATTAGTAGGCGCGGTAGCGGAGCGTTCCGTAAGTCTGTGAAGGTGGTTTGTGAAAACTGCTGGAGATATCGGAAGTGAGAATGCTGACATAAGTAGCGTAAAAGAGTGTGAAAAACACTCTCACCAAAAATCTAAGGGTTCCTACGTTAAGTTAATCTACGTAGGGTTAGTCGGTTCCTAAGGCGAGTCCGTAAAGGAGTAGTCGATGGCAATTAGGTTAATATTCCTAAACCTCTTAAGTGTGACGGGTTTTGTATTTGTATAGGTCTTATTGGATTGATCTATGCTTAAAAGAAGCTCCAGGAAATAGCACTTATATTTATGAGGCCGTACCGTAAACCGACACTGGTGGATGAGTAGAGTATACTAAGGTGTTGAAAGAATGATGTTGAAGGAACTCGGCAAATTATACCTGTAACTTCGGAAGAAGGGTAACCTGCTTTTAGGCAACTATGAGTAGGTGGCACAAAATAGGGAGTAGCGACTGTTTACTAAAAACACAGGACTCTGCAAACACGTAAGTGGAAGTATAGGGTCTGACGCCTGCCCGGTGCTGGAAGGTTAATAGGAAGAGTGCAAGCTCTGAATTGAAGCCCCAGTAAACGGCGGCCGTAACACTGACGGTCCTAAGGTAGCGAAATTCCTTGTCGGGTAAGTTCCGACCCGCACGAATGGCGTAACGATTTCTCCACTGTCTCCAACATCATTTCAGCGAAATTGAATTCCCCGTGCAGATGCGGGGTACCCGCGGTTAGACGAAGAGACCCCGTGCACCTTTACTATAACTTTACATTGCTATTAAAAATGTGATGTGCAGGATAGGTGGGAGACTTTGAAGTTATGGCGCTAGCTGTAATGGAGTCGACCTTGAGATACCACCTTTTACATTTTTAATATCTAACTATGTTTCATTATCTGAAACTAGGACATTGTATGGTGGGTAGTTTGACTGGGGCGGTCGCCTCCTAAAAAGTAACGGAGGCGTGCGAAGGTAAGCTAGAGCTGGTCGGAAATCAGCTTGATAGTACAATGGCATAAGCTTGCCTGACTGCGAGGCTGACAAGCCAAGCAGAGACGAAAGTCGGTCATAGTGATCCGGTAATTCTGTATGGAAGGGTTATCGCTCAACGGATAAAAGGTACGCCGGGGATAACAGGCTGATGGTGTTCGAGAGTTCATATCGACGACACCGTTTGGCACCTCGATGTCGACTCATCACATCCTGGGGCTGGAGAAGGTCCCAAGGGTTCGGCTGTTCGCCGATTAAAGTGATACGTGAGTTGGGTTTAGAACGTCGTGAGACAGTTCGGTTTCTATCTGCCGTGGGTGAAGGAAATTTGAGAAGATCTGACTCTAGTACGAGAGGACCGAGATGGATATACCTCTGGTGTACCAGCTGTTATGCCAATAGCATCGCTGGGTAGCTATGTATAGATGGGATAATTGCTGAAAGCATATAAGCAAGAAACCCTCTTCAAAAAGATTTCCCAATTAAGGCCGTGGGAGACTACCACGTTGATAGGCTAGGTGTAGAAGCATGGTAACATGTGAAGCTAACTGGTACTAATAGCCTGATTGATTTATTTGCTTTCTATATGTGCATATGCAGTGTTAAATATTAAATTAAAATTTGTTAAGTCAGAAATTTTTGTTGACTTGGTGGCTATAGCAAAAATGAACCACCCGATCTCATTTCGAACTCGGAAGTGAAACTTTTTAGCGCCGATGATACTTAAAAAGGGAAAGTAGGTCGTTGCCAAGTTTATAAAAATTTCTTTTTATTTATATCTGTTCAGTAGAGCGATGAAACAAGGTAAACATAGAGTAGCTGTGAGGTAATATAACTGATCTTTTACAACTCTGCGAAAACTTTAAAATAAAAGTAGAATTTGTTACCTATTTGCAAACGAGGAGGAGAGATAGCAGTATTTAATAAATCATTAAAATAAGCTTGGTTAGTGCTCAAGCAATACTGAAAGTTTTAAAGGGAAAGAAGATTTTAAAAGACAGTGTATGTTGCAATCGTAATAGTCGCTGACAGATATGCAGCGTACAATTATTTTGCTGATAAAAAAGGTAAATTTATTGGATACCCTTAGCAAGGTACTTTGAAACATAGTTGAACTATTGAAGTTAAAATTCTGGGCTGTTACTTAAAAAACGCATTCACTGAATTATTTGTGCTAAAAAAAAGCTTTATTAAAAAGTGAAAGAGATGTTTTAACAGAAGTGTAAGAAAGTTGCAAAACGTATAAGGTATTACTTAAAGCTACCTATCTGAAGCAACTGGAGCTTCTCAAGTTGCGAAAAATATTTTAAAATCCGAAAGAATGATGTGAAATTTTTAAGTAAATCAGAAAGTATTCCACTACCATACTGAACAGCAAATTAGGCATTATATCGCTTACTGTAAAAGCTCATATTTTACGTAATCAGAGCGAGGAACTTGAAAGGATAATTTCATTATACTTAACATGAAAACAAAGAGAACTGTACAATTCCCTGCCTATCGTTTCTTGAACCACTCCCCTGAACGGGTACTTTTACTTTTATCAAACTATTCTCTTATTGTAATAAGTTGCTTCTATATTCAAATTTAGCAATTTCCCTCTAGGATTATCCTTATTTTGTTCTAAATATAGGCTTTGTTCAAATGCCATTCCCCATTGTGTGCGATAGCTAGACTCTCTATATTTATAAAAACTCTCCTTAGCATTATTTGTATCGAGCTTTTTATCTTGTTTTCTTATACTCTCTACCATCAAGCACCCACATCTATTAATTTATTTTTAAAAACTTTACTTATCTTATCATAAAAAATATAGCTGTAAATACTTTAGTGAAAATTTCTTCTTATTTTATCTTTCTTTAAGCAAATATTGAGGTCTTTTTGTAAATTTTTATAGCCTGCTTGCATAATGTTTTTATGGGTTAGTATTATGTAATAGCATCCTACATTACTTATATTAGAAATGCTAACTTTAGCTAGCATTCGTAATTGCCTTTTTATTTTATTTCTTTTTGCTGCTTTTCCGACTTTTTTACTGATAGCCAGACCTACTCTAATAACATGAATATACTTTTCAGGTTCTCTTTCTTTTATAGCATATAGTGATATATATACCCCTCGATAAAAAAGACTGTCAGGTGCTAATCTATTTTTAAAGGCAAAGGAAAACTCTTTTTTTTTATACTTACTATGCGCATAATTTGTTACACCCTAATGAACGGCGCCTATTAAGGATTTTTCTTCCAGCTTTTGTTGACATACGTGAACGAAATCCGTGTCTACGCTTTCTTATCAAATTTTTTGCTTGTAATGTTCTTTTCATTGTTTTTATATTAATATGACTATTTATTTTAAATTATTTTGCTCTATTGTCAAATAATGGTCAACTTCTATAGCATTCTTATTGAATAAAATTTGATATATGGAAAAATGAATTTAATTATAGGCGTACCTGTTTTACTAATCCTTTTATTTTGTTTGAGTAGGTTTCAAGCAGTAAGTAAAGTTAAGTCTTATATATATTTGAGTTGTATTTGGATGTTAGCTTGTTTGTTAGCACTCTATGGTGGTTATTTTATAATTTCTATTTCTATAGCGTTACTTTTTTTTATGCTGATTTTTATCTTTAAAGATAAAAGAAATAAGATGGTAAAATTTTTGTTATTTATGGCTTTAACCATATCACTTTTTATCACTTTATTTATAATGCTATCTATTTTTATTCAGTCCATTTCTTTTTTTAACAAAGTCGCTATTTCAGAATTCTTATTTTGCTTAAAATGGAAGCATAATGTAGCTATTATTGGTGAAGGAGAGGTGGGGTGTTTTGGTATAGCGCCACTTTTAGTGGGGACATTACTTATAACTATTGTAGCAATGTTAGTTGCGGTGCCGCTTGGTTTATTTTCTGCAATATATATTAGTGAGTATGCGAGTGAAAAAGTGCGTTATGTTATTAATACAGCCTTACAGGTTTTGTCTGCTATTCCTACTGTTGTATATGGATACTTCTCAGTTGTATTTTTG contains:
- a CDS encoding TenA family protein encodes the protein MSDKPKEEFYDIAVRESSGLIEKIIKHPFNVELMNNTLDYEKFKFYLQQDFLYLVDCTRALLIIAAKVHDIEIMSSLINVARGTFDVRRQYKEHFGDCDLSDNHKKSRACSAFTDFFMRAAYHSSVAEALSASYPFFNIYQIILHNMMSEVTPDEVKNSKYEGWINIYNSKAMNAAIDEFTNVMNKFYKKAGDCEKRRMHEFFKRGLELEILFWDEMYSLA
- a CDS encoding TenA family protein; protein product: MFSGIIKSYYGSNLLKDIIEHPFNVELANNTLNIENFKFYIQQDAFFLADYVRTVLMIASKMESCNNIVPLIGVAKGGIEIMRVLYDHYFTVYSINRGEKSLECFNFTNFLLSTSYSDVYEAVTVLYSCHFIYKIVVDNMRNKIKKNNRYKDWLDFFGSSLMESGCVALEDIVDEYCNKVGESERTRMLELFKITAQFELGFWNSAYNFSKFDQDFKKY
- a CDS encoding cytochrome c oxidase subunit 3; translation: MKSKEHDFHLVDPSPWPIAISAAILVLALGLVGTLHKQISGIFGLVLGISAVSGVLFYWWRDVIREAIYDKCHTAIVKHGLKLAMYLFILSEVVFFIAFFCSFFKAWLDPVFLFEAFSPTKKVEWPPEGILPPDPWSLPFMNTLILLLSGTTITSAHHFLLENDQKSMIKMLSITILLGMFFIIVQAIEYYEASFSLQEAGEKLIYTSNFYMITGFHCVHVIIGIIFLSVCLFRARKNQITPQDHLCFEFASWYWHFVDVVWIFLFLFVYWLSIY
- the ruvC gene encoding crossover junction endodeoxyribonuclease RuvC, translating into MIKIIGLDPGISKTGWAIINLEEKNSIEFLGGGAISTDSKLGTGERLHIIFEELKKVISLYSPNEAAVEKIFVNKNPKSSLTLGYARAIAILVLQMTDLPMNEYDANYIKKSITGNGHADKGQIIFMVKQIVKSSNIKCHHTADALATAICHAYTRNSCFIE
- the ruvX gene encoding Holliday junction resolvase RuvX is translated as MLHRNPDEFLKSIPRDKRIMCLDMGEKQIGIAFSDKTQLIATAHSIYYRRNMSKDLGYLNRVLKENEAGSMVIGLPFKIDDQETEWCKAIIQFANKIIKKCKVHIYLQDESLSTSLATHALKITGISITKSKKIDDKIAACIILQRTLDKINTIK
- a CDS encoding ribonucleoside-diphosphate reductase subunit alpha; translated protein: MNYITINYAKDSKLTDFGKAVLLDRYLIENESYQDLFIRIANYYSDDRKHAQRLYDYMSNLWFMPSTPILSNGGTKRGLPISCFLNETEDSLKGIVDLWNENVWLAARGGGIGSYWGNLRSIGESVKGSGKTSGIVPFIVVQNALTLAISQGSLRRGSSAVYLPVWHPEIEEFLDLRKPTGGDPNRKALNIHHAVIVTDKFMQAVEDDQEWDLISPHNNKVISTVKARDIWIKILTARVETGEPYIIFLDATNNNKPESYKKLNLDIKMSNLCSEITLTTGYDHLKKSRTAVCCLSSVNLEYYEEWKDNELFIEDIMRFLDNVLEDFINQAPNEIQRAKYSAIRERSIGLGVMGFHSFLQSKMVPFESVTAQQWNKKVFKHLREQADVVSKKLAEEKGPCLDAKEIDLMERFTHKLAIAPTASISIIAGNTSPGIEPYAANVFIQKTLTGSFVVRNKFLQKLLAEKNQDNDETWSSISTNEGSVQHLDFLSKHEKLTFKTAYELDQQWIIEHASDRTPYICQSQSVNLFLPANVHKRYLHKIHMLAWKKGLKSLYYCRSQSMQRADKVSHDIFKKSEILQQKTDINYDECLSCQ
- a CDS encoding methyltransferase domain-containing protein, with amino-acid sequence MKSNLSLIKNFALNFISKLTGLLNIKKVKNFIMDKYNTLHKETIVLLEKSKNLLNTNIEIGLYHFYKGNISDAKLRFWLISIFYPNLPIIWYNIGRCHFAVGNTNKAYNYLTKTLKLDSSHKEASYYLKKITNTSDIVELPKNLIKQYFDYTGEYFVEHWLIAKQYRGHELIHMIITKVFNNSTSELNILDLGCGTGICGHFLKISNIRSRITGVDISNRMLNIARGCLIKGKPVYDELIHTEMKEFLKQEKNQQYDVIIFAEVLHYLHDFLAELELAKGLTNKKGIIVCLVRRKESKGIDFVNKGDYFRHSEDYIQHVAKETNMQISQMSYCKIYGSQVDGILFALQYPQKNLTT
- the rpmH gene encoding 50S ribosomal protein L34; translation: MKRTLQAKNLIRKRRHGFRSRMSTKAGRKILNRRRSLGCNKLCA
- the pstC gene encoding phosphate ABC transporter permease subunit PstC → MNLIIGVPVLLILLFCLSRFQAVSKVKSYIYLSCIWMLACLLALYGGYFIISISIALLFFMLIFIFKDKRNKMVKFLLFMALTISLFITLFIMLSIFIQSISFFNKVAISEFLFCLKWKHNVAIIGEGEVGCFGIAPLLVGTLLITIVAMLVAVPLGLFSAIYISEYASEKVRYVINTALQVLSAIPTVVYGYFSVVFLSFFIKQVANFFNLSIHSESALIAGLSIGIMILPFIISLLEDAIRSVPKSLRYGFMALGATPAETIWHITIPYAIPTILSAVLLSISRVIGETMIVLMAVGINANLTFNPLNSVTTITVQIATLLTGDQDFNSVQTLAAYALSLVLFVITWLLNAFALFIMKRN